The stretch of DNA CCTACAGAAGATGGTGATCCTCCTTTAGGACGTGCAGACATATGGGCTTGGGATACTAATGAGAATACAGTAGTCAGTAATCAGAATATAGATCATAAAACCGTGTTCCCTTTAGAATTGAATACGATGCCGGGTTGGGCAGGTTCATCATGGTATTTTAATCGCTATATGGATGCGCAAAATACAGAAGCATTTGCAAGCCAAGAAGCATTGAATTACTGGAAAGATGTGGATTTATACATTGGAGGTTCAGAACATGCTACTGGGCACTTATTATACAGTCGTTTCTGGCAAAAGTTTTTATTTGATTTAAACTATGTTCCTGTAGATGAGTTTGCAAAAAAATTGATTAACCAGGGTATGATTTTGGGGAATTCAGCTTTTGTTTATAGAATTAATGATACCAATCAATTTGTATCTCTAAAATTAAAAGATCAATATGAAACCACGCCCATTCACACGGATGTTACCTTTGTAAATGGCGATATTTTAGATATAGAAAAATTCAAAAACTGGCGTCCTGATTTTAAAGATGCTGAATTTATATTAGAAGATGATGGAACGTATCGTGTAGGATTTGAAGTGGAAAAAATGTCTAAGTCGAAATACAATGTTCTTAATCCGGATGATATCTGCAACGAATATGGTGCCGATAGCTTACGTATGTACGAAATGTTCTTAGGACCTATTGATCAAGCAAAACCATGGAATACCAATGGATTAAGCGGTGTATACGGTTTCTTAAAGAAATTCTGGAAATTATTTTTTGAGAATTCAGAATTCAATGTTCAAGATTCAGAACCGACAAAAGAGGAAATGAAGATTTTACATACGGCTATAAAAAAAGTAGATGAAGATATTCAAAACTTCTCGTTTAATACATCGGTAAGTACATTTATGATTGCTACTAATGATCTACTAAAATTAAAATGCAACAAACGAGCTATCTTAGAGCCGTTGACGATCTTACTTTCTCCTTATGCTCCCCATATTGCAGAAGAATTATGGTCAAAATTAGGTTATGAAGAAAGTATTTCGTTTGCTAATTTCCCTGTTTTTGAGAAAAAATGGTTGGTAGAAAGTTCAAAAGAATATCCTGTATCGTTTAATGGAAAGATGCGTTTTAAAATCGAATTACCATTGGATATGCCAAAAGACGAAATGGAAAAAGTTGTAATGGCAGATGAACGTACACAGAAATATTTAGACGGGCGTGAACCTAAAAAGATCATTATTGTACCTGGAAAGATTATTAACATTGTAGGATAATCACCTTGTTATTTAAGATAATACAAACCTTGTCAAACTTACCTTTGACAAGGTTTTTTAGTTTGAAAAAATATTCCCTGATAGAAGAACATTTCACAACCTTATTCTTTTTTTGTATTTTTAGATGACATCAATATATTTCAATATGCAATCAAATGCAGCTACACCAGAACAATACATAAATGAGTTACCTGAAGAACGAAAAGAGGTCATTCAGAAGCTTCGTCAACTTATCAAAGAAAATCTACCAAAAGGATTTGAAGAACAAATGAGTTATGGAATGCTAGGATACGTTGTACCCCATAGTCTTTATCCAAAAGGGTATCATGTGAATCCTACTTTACCTCTACCCTTTTTAAATTTGGCTTCACAGAAACACTATATTGCTTTATATCACGCTGGAATTTATGCAAATACTGAATTGATGGATTGGTTTGTGAAAGAATATCCAAAGCACAGTCGTTATAAACTGGATATGGGAAAAAGTTGTATTCGTTTTAAAAAGCTCAATGCAATTCCTTATTCTTTGATTGCGACTCTTTGTCAGAAAATCACACCACAAGAATGGATTGACTTATATGAATCTCAAATACAAAAAACCTGATTATTTATTACAAACAATCAGGTCTTTCTTTTCTCAGAATTGTCATTTTATTTTTTGACAATTACCTCATCAATCATTCCATATGCTTTTGCTTCTTCAGAAGTCATCCAATAATCACGATCTGAATCTTGTTCAACCTTTTCAAAAGGTTGTTTTGAATGCGTTGCAATGATATCGTATAATTCTTTCTTCAATTTCAAAATTTCACGTGCTGTAATTTCAATATCCGACGCTTGTCCTTGCGCTCCTCCTAAAGGTTGGTGAATCATTACACGAGAGTGTTTTAAACCAGAACGTTTTCCATCTGCTCCTGCACATAATAATACCGCTCCCATTGAAGCTGCCATACCCGTACACACAGTTGCTACATCTGGATTGATAAATTGCATCGTATCATAAATACCTAAACCTGCATAAACACTTCCTCCTGGAGAATTAATATACATGGTAATATCACGATCAGCATTGGCGTTTGCTAAAAATAGTAACTGAGCTTGAACAATATTAGCAACATGATCGTCAATACCTGTCCCTAAAAAGATAATGTTGTCTTTCATCAAACGTGAAAAAACGTCCATTTGTGTTACATTCATCTGACGCTCTTCTAGGATATAAGGAGTCATACTACTTACGATTTTATCATAATGCATACTACTTATTCCTTGATCTTTTATAGCAAATTTTTTAAATTCTTTTCCGTAATTCATATTCTTTTATTTTTAATTCTGGAATGTATAAATTTCTAATGATTTAATACAATTACTATACCCTTTTAAATTACATGAAATTATGTCATGTAAAAACAGATGTTAAATTACAAAATAATTTAATTATTAATTGTACTGATTGGGTTTTATTTGAAGTGCTGTACCTATTTTATTTTTTATAACACTTGGTAACGAATATTCTTTATTATCATTATTCCAAAATTCTTCTTCATACCAACTTTCTTTTACGTTAACATCCTTAAAATTTTTCTTTCGTAATTTAAATTCTTTTTTGGTTATAAATTCTCTACTTATTATTTTTAGATCTTGATTATATTGATAATTATTATAGGGCGTATTCTTCCCTTTATGATAATCTAATTCCCATAATTGTTTAAACTTTTTAAGTCGCTCCATCGCATTATAAGATTTTTCTGTTCCTTTAAAAATTTGTTGGATATAAAGCTGTTTAATCTTCAAATGATGTCCTAAAATATTAAGCGTATATACTTCATCTTTTAAACTTTTAATATAATCAACTGTTATTTCTGTTGTTTTAGATGTTGTTAAACTCTTCCCATATGTTTTATTTTTTCGATTGATAAACTTGTATTCATATCTATCAACTTCAACTACATCTTTTTTATGTTCTTCTAACAAACTCTTTATCTTAAATTCTGGGATCAACTCTTTTTGGTATTCTCTGTCCTGCTCTTCAGGGTTTTCAAACAACCTATATTCTAATACATCATATTTTATTTTCCCAGAATAATTTAAAGGAATATAATATTTAACGATACCGTCTAAAAAATTAATTGGTGTTCCATCCTTTACTAAAAAAGTAGTAGCATACGCTTTTAAAACAGCATAGGCATCATCTTGTGTTTTTTTATCATTTGTAACAATAACTTCATCAATCGAATATACATCGTTCTCTAATTTTATAATAGGATTTTCCTTGATTTCCTCTACTGTCATCATTTTTTCAGTAAAAGAATCATGATGAATAAAAAGAAAAGCTTCAATATTTAAATTAAATATTATCGAATCTTGAACTTTACCTTCTGCATCAGAAACAGCAACTATTTTACCCTCTGTGTTGTAAAAATACGTTGTATTTAAAGCATTTCCTTCTTGATCAGTTACCTGAATTGATTGTCCTGTCAAGAATACCATTACACTACATAAAATAAAAGTAATACTTGTTTTCATTGAATCTTATTATGATAAAAAAACGGAAATAAATTTTCATTTATTTCCGTTATTCTTAATTTATATGCTTTTTTTATTTTGCTTGCTTTTCTGTTACTTCTTTTACAAAATCTTCAAAGTTTACTTTTTTACTCTTAAACTTCATGTTGTCTTTGTAAACATTCAACATTTTTGCTCCGAACACTTGTTCTGCAACACGTTTATATTCGTCTTGATTTTGTAACACACGGTTTACAATTTCTTCAACTTCTTCATCAGAAGCATTAGCTTGACCAAATTGTGCCATTTGTGCTTTAATTAAATTAGCCGCTTCTGCTTTGATGTCCTCCATCTCAACTTTCACCTCATATTTTTCAGCCACTTTAGCCTCAATCAATTGATAACGTAATGATTTCTCTGCTTTTTCGTATTCTTCTTTGGCTTGCTCATCTGACTCAACCTTTTCATTGGTCTCTTTTAACCAACGCGTTAAGAAATCTCCAGGTAAATCAAATTTTGTCTTTTCAATTAGATTTTCAATCACATCATTTAATAATTGACGATCTACCTCTCCTTGGTACATTTTAGTCGATTCATCAGCTATTTTTTCTTTAAATGCTTTTTCTGAATCAACTGTTCCTTCCCCGTATATTTTATCAAATAACTCTTGATTAATTTCTGCTGGTTCAACTTCTGTAATTTCTTTTACAATAAAACGTACTTTAATTTCTAATCCTTCTACTTCAGAAACCGTTTTTCCTAAAGCTAAGGCTAAGTCAGAAGTATTTTCAAATAAATTCTTTGTTTTAAATTCTAATTCATCTTCTATTTTAGAACCTACTAACTTCTCTTTATTCTTTTTCCCTTTAATAGAAGAAACAGAAATGGTTGTTTGATTTTTAATTCCTTCTTCCTTAGGTTTACCATCTTCTTCTAATTCTTCAAAAATACCGTTTACATTAGACGTTTCTTTTACTTCATCTTGAGAAATCATCTTCCCGTAACGTGTTTGAAAATTTTCTATATAACGATTAATTTCTTTATCGTCTACCGTAATTTCGTATTGTGTGATTCCTTTTCCATCTAACTTCACATCAAATTCAGGAGCTAAACCTAATTCAAATTCAAATGTAAATTCTTTTGCATCCCAATCAATACTATCTTGTGGTTTAGGTAAAGGTTGACCTAAGATATTCAGCTTTTCTTCATTAATATAATTCGAAACAGATTCTTGTAACAATCTGTTTACTTCATCAAACATCACTGCTTTTCCGTACTGTTTTTTAATCATTCCCATAGGCACATGTCCTTTACGGAAACCCGGTACGTTCGCATTCTTTTTATACGATTTCAAAGTCGCATCTACTTTTTCTTGATAATCATCTTGAGAGATTGTTACTGCAACAATTGCATTTAAATCAT from Flavobacteriaceae bacterium UJ101 encodes:
- the clpP|CLPP gene encoding endopeptidase Clp (Cleaves peptides in various proteins in a process that requires ATP hydrolysis. Has a chymotrypsin-like activity. Plays a major role in the degradation of misfolded proteins; Belongs to the peptidase S14 family.; KEGG: fjo:Fjoh_1702 ATP-dependent Clp protease, protease subunit): MNYGKEFKKFAIKDQGISSMHYDKIVSSMTPYILEERQMNVTQMDVFSRLMKDNIIFLGTGIDDHVANIVQAQLLFLANANADRDITMYINSPGGSVYAGLGIYDTMQFINPDVATVCTGMAASMGAVLLCAGADGKRSGLKHSRVMIHQPLGGAQGQASDIEITAREILKLKKELYDIIATHSKQPFEKVEQDSDRDYWMTSEEAKAYGMIDEVIVKK
- a CDS encoding trigger factor (Involved in protein export. Acts as a chaperone by maintaining the newly synthesized protein in an open conformation. Functions as a peptidyl-prolyl cis-trans isomerase; Belongs to the FKBP-type PPIase family. Tig subfamily; Contains 1 PPIase FKBP-type domain.); the protein is MNITKTNIDDLNAIVAVTISQDDYQEKVDATLKSYKKNANVPGFRKGHVPMGMIKKQYGKAVMFDEVNRLLQESVSNYINEEKLNILGQPLPKPQDSIDWDAKEFTFEFELGLAPEFDVKLDGKGITQYEITVDDKEINRYIENFQTRYGKMISQDEVKETSNVNGIFEELEEDGKPKEEGIKNQTTISVSSIKGKKNKEKLVGSKIEDELEFKTKNLFENTSDLALALGKTVSEVEGLEIKVRFIVKEITEVEPAEINQELFDKIYGEGTVDSEKAFKEKIADESTKMYQGEVDRQLLNDVIENLIEKTKFDLPGDFLTRWLKETNEKVESDEQAKEEYEKAEKSLRYQLIEAKVAEKYEVKVEMEDIKAEAANLIKAQMAQFGQANASDEEVEEIVNRVLQNQDEYKRVAEQVFGAKMLNVYKDNMKFKSKKVNFEDFVKEVTEKQAK